The window TACAATTTTCGCAAATAAAAGTAAAAAATGTACACGTTCACTAGATAGAACGTGTATTTACCGTCAACATATTCTCAGGATGACCTATTTAGATGATTGTCTATTTTTTATCCCGTTCCTTAATGAATTCCCAGAAACGAATTAATTCTTCTATTTTTTCTTCTGGAGCATCCATTAAGTCTTTAAAGAATACCTGTTTTTTAGGGTCAAGTAATTCTCTCCACATTTCATCACTTGAATTACCGTTTTCATTACCAGTTACAAGGTAATCAATTGATACTCCAAAAAATTCAGCCAATTTTTTCAGGGTACTAAAATCAGGCTGGCTGCTATTTTTTTCTTCATTTTCGTACTTACCATATCCCTGTCTAGTGATGCCTAGGAGATCAGCCATGTACTGCTGCGAGAGTTTCTTATTTAATCTTAATTTTTTAAGTCTGTCTGCAAACATATTTATTCCTCATTTCCCATTACTCCTAACAATATTATACAGCAACAAATTGTTGCTTTCTATTAACGTAACTAAAAGTTTCTAAAAATAGTTGACAGCAACTAAAAGTTGCGTATAATTAAAAATATAAAGCAACCGTTAGTTGCGGATGGGAGGTGTAATGATTGAGTCCAAAAGATCTTCAACAACTGCTTATCAACAAAAGAGAATATTTAGGCCTTACTCAGCAAGATGTAGCGGAACAATCTGATGCAGAAATAACTAGACAATACTATGGGATGATTGAAAATGGTGAACGTAGACCTTCTGTTGATGTAGCTAAAAAAATTTCAAATGTTCTAGGTGTTGAGTGGACAATTTTTTTTGAAATTAACAGCAACCAAAAGTTGCTTAATAAAAATACAGCATAAGGAGGTAAGTAGATGTTCACGCTTCAATACGATGATCAATTCATTGAAAAAATTGCCGCAAAGATCGCTGACCGTGCTACTGAAATGCTTGTTGAAAGAATCGGTTCATTCAATGATCTTCCTCTAGTTTTGACTAGGGAGGAAGCTATGAAAGTTCTTCGGTGTGGACCAACAAAAATGGCTGAGTTAATGGCTAGACCTGATTTTCCAGTATCAAGAGAATTCGGCGTTAAAATACCAACACATATGTTAACTAAGTGGATAGAAAAAAACACTCGCTGGATGGAAGCAAATACTGGCTACTTCAATAAAGCTATCTAATACTAGCTTATCAGTTTATTCCATATTTTTTGGCAGAAATGGGGGTGTGAGAAATTGGAAATTGGCAGAGCTGCTATGGCGGCTAAGTTAGCAAGAAAAGAAACTGGACTCACCCAACAACAAATGACCCTTGATGAATATTTTGGATCTCGTGAGTCCGTATCTTCTCAAGAAAATGGTCGTTATCAAGTTCAACCTGAATTAGGAAGATATTACTCAGAAAAACATAACGATCCATGGGTAGCGATGGAAGCGGCAGCAGAATACACCGGCTGGGGAATCGTCAAATTAGATGGTGAGGCAGCAGATTTACATAGGACGTCCGTATCGCTAAAGACCAGAGAGGAACTTAAAGAAGCGTTAGAAGCTGTTATGGATGCCTCGAAGAACCTTACCGTCAATCCAAAATGCGTTGAGAGGGTTGAAATTGCGGTTATTGAAAAATCTCTTCATGAATGTATCGATGCGATTACCGCGCTCAATCATTATGTTGCAGTGATTTGTAAAGAGTATGGAATTCCATGGGCTAAGATGTGGACCCAGCACAAGATCAAGTTGATCCAAAGGAGGTTTATAAAAAAGTGAAAAAAGATATTACTCATCGAATTGCTTATTATGTGCGAAAGGTTAATGAAAGAATGTCTTTTCATCCATCCAAGAAGCTACCAGCTAAGTACACATATCGTCATGAACGCTTAATGGCTTATAAAAAGCGAATGTTTGAATTGATTGAGGAGGGAGAATACAAAAAATGTTCGGATTGACACCGGAACAATATTTCTTGTTTTTATCAATTCACATTAATCATTTAAAAACCATAGGTACTGAAAATCAAAAGAAATACTGTTTATCGAAAGTCAGAAACGTCGAATGGGATTCTAAAAGGAAATGTTTAAACGTCTATTATGATGATACATCGTGGAAATACGACGATAATGGCTGGTACTAAAAAGGAGGTGAAAAATAAATGAGTTTTGTTCTTAGTGTAAGCAAATTGATGAAGGCTAGTGAGGTTCGTGAGCTTTGTAAGGAAATGAGGGAACAAAAGCACATCTTAGCTAAACAAGAAGCGATTGTGAAGGCATTGTTATTCAGCAGAAATAAAAAAGCAGCAAGCTAAGGCTGGCACCTTACTTACTGCACTTTGAAAAATTAAGTT of the Bacillus sp. 1NLA3E genome contains:
- a CDS encoding helix-turn-helix domain-containing protein codes for the protein MFADRLKKLRLNKKLSQQYMADLLGITRQGYGKYENEEKNSSQPDFSTLKKLAEFFGVSIDYLVTGNENGNSSDEMWRELLDPKKQVFFKDLMDAPEEKIEELIRFWEFIKERDKK
- a CDS encoding helix-turn-helix transcriptional regulator codes for the protein MSPKDLQQLLINKREYLGLTQQDVAEQSDAEITRQYYGMIENGERRPSVDVAKKISNVLGVEWTIFFEINSNQKLLNKNTA